The following coding sequences lie in one Gemmatimonadaceae bacterium genomic window:
- a CDS encoding NAD(P)-binding protein, translated as MKRRAFLGALTAPLVGVPLLAPALIGLTRKSPRTIAGGFVDDGGAFGHRLRDGTMPVSRAPESRIPIVIVGGGIAGLSAGWELRRSGMTDFVILELESVAGGNARSGQNDVSAYPWAAHYVPVPGVKSSLVRELFEELDVLRDGAWEERYLCFSPQERLFAHGEWHDGIEPDFALDATGRAAFSRFDELIAAHRASGEFTIPMADGVRRDSPLDRVSMAEWLAQHQLDTPAMRWFIDYACRDDYGALARDTSAWAGIHYFASRPHDEQGPLTWPEGNGWIAKRLIAMLADHIRPAEPAARIERAGARWRVISTKGTYLAASVIFAAPSFLLPHVVPELAPRRVPLVYSPWLTANLTLDRLPRERGRGAPLSWDNVIYDSPSLGYVDATHQSLRTHSERAVWTYYWSLANRTPADGRRDLLALTWPDCVDRIVADLERAHPDIRECVSRIDVMRLGHAMVRPSVGFLASTAAVARSLPPGLHLAHSDLSGLSLFEEAQFRGVIAARAVLGRGR; from the coding sequence GTGAAGCGGCGTGCGTTTCTGGGCGCGTTGACGGCTCCACTGGTCGGAGTGCCGTTGCTCGCGCCCGCCCTCATCGGGTTGACGCGAAAATCGCCGCGAACGATCGCCGGTGGATTCGTGGACGACGGCGGCGCGTTCGGTCACCGGCTGCGCGACGGGACGATGCCGGTTTCGCGCGCGCCCGAATCTCGCATCCCAATCGTGATCGTCGGGGGGGGAATCGCGGGATTGAGCGCCGGCTGGGAGCTGCGGCGCAGCGGCATGACCGATTTCGTGATCCTCGAGCTCGAATCGGTGGCCGGCGGCAACGCGCGCTCCGGCCAGAACGACGTCTCGGCGTACCCGTGGGCGGCGCACTACGTGCCGGTGCCCGGCGTCAAGTCATCGCTCGTGCGCGAGCTGTTCGAGGAGCTCGACGTACTGCGCGACGGCGCGTGGGAGGAGCGATATCTGTGCTTCTCGCCGCAAGAGCGTCTCTTCGCGCACGGCGAGTGGCACGACGGCATCGAGCCCGATTTCGCGCTCGACGCCACGGGTCGCGCCGCGTTCAGCCGCTTCGACGAGCTGATCGCCGCCCATCGGGCGAGCGGTGAATTCACGATCCCGATGGCCGACGGTGTGCGGCGCGATTCTCCGTTGGATCGTGTGTCGATGGCGGAGTGGCTCGCGCAGCATCAGCTCGACACGCCGGCGATGCGCTGGTTCATCGACTATGCGTGCCGCGACGACTACGGCGCGCTGGCGAGGGACACGTCGGCGTGGGCGGGCATCCACTACTTCGCCTCGCGCCCGCACGACGAGCAGGGACCGCTCACGTGGCCTGAGGGAAACGGCTGGATCGCGAAGCGCTTGATCGCGATGCTGGCGGACCACATTCGGCCCGCCGAGCCGGCGGCACGAATCGAGCGAGCCGGCGCGCGTTGGCGAGTCATCTCGACAAAGGGGACGTATCTCGCCGCGTCGGTGATCTTCGCGGCGCCGTCGTTCTTGCTGCCGCACGTCGTTCCGGAGCTCGCGCCGCGGCGGGTGCCGCTCGTCTACTCTCCTTGGCTGACGGCGAACCTTACGCTCGACCGTTTGCCGCGGGAGCGCGGCCGCGGTGCGCCGCTGTCGTGGGACAACGTGATCTACGATTCGCCGTCGCTCGGCTACGTCGATGCGACGCATCAGTCGCTGCGCACGCATTCGGAGCGCGCGGTGTGGACCTACTACTGGTCGCTGGCGAATCGCACGCCGGCGGACGGGCGGCGCGATCTGCTCGCGCTCACTTGGCCCGACTGCGTCGATCGCATCGTCGCCGATCTGGAACGAGCACACCCCGACATTCGCGAGTGCGTGTCGCGGATCGACGTGATGCGGCTCGGACACGCGATGGTACGGCCGTCCGTTGGTTTCTTGGCCTCGACCGCCGCCGTGGCGCGGTCGCTACCGCCGGGACTTCATCTCGCGCACTCGGACTTGAGCGGCTTGTCGCTGTTCGAGGAGGCGCAGTTCCGTGGCGTGATCGCCGCGCGCGCCGTTCTGGGGAGGGGGCGGTAA